The following coding sequences are from one Arcobacter sp. CECT 8986 window:
- a CDS encoding response regulator transcription factor, whose amino-acid sequence MLKQKYKKLKILYIEDEENIRVNAVSYLKRLFDNVYEAKDAVDGLLKIEEYSPHLVISDIKMPKLNGLDMIRKVRQTNKDIQFIVLSAFTDTKYLLDAIDLHLVKYLTKPIKHETIFPLLIQCAKSVFENENNKKYITKDSYFDIMTSELKVKDEVIKLTKNEISFLKLLCENSSRTVTYEQIQNHIWYDEYMSENAIRLLVRDLRKKLPINCIKNLSKIGYKIELL is encoded by the coding sequence ATGTTAAAACAAAAGTACAAAAAATTAAAAATACTTTACATAGAAGATGAAGAGAATATTAGAGTAAATGCTGTGTCATATCTAAAAAGATTATTTGATAATGTATATGAAGCAAAAGATGCAGTTGATGGCCTTTTAAAAATAGAAGAGTACTCTCCTCATTTAGTAATTTCTGATATAAAAATGCCTAAATTAAATGGCTTGGATATGATTAGAAAAGTAAGACAAACAAATAAAGATATCCAATTTATTGTATTGAGTGCTTTTACTGATACAAAATATTTACTTGATGCTATAGATTTACATTTAGTGAAATATTTGACAAAACCAATAAAACATGAAACAATTTTTCCTTTATTAATTCAATGTGCTAAAAGTGTTTTTGAAAATGAAAATAATAAAAAATATATTACAAAAGATTCTTATTTTGATATTATGACAAGTGAATTAAAAGTTAAAGATGAGGTTATAAAGCTAACAAAAAATGAAATTTCATTTTTAAAACTTTTATGTGAAAACTCTTCAAGAACAGTGACTTATGAACAGATACAAAATCATATTTGGTATGATGAGTATATGAGTGAAAATGCAATTAGACTTTTAGTTAGAGATTTACGAAAAAAACTACCAATAAATTGTATAAAAAACCTATCTAAAATAGGCTATAAAATTGAGTTACTTTGA
- a CDS encoding TonB-dependent siderophore receptor, with protein sequence MKFNRKNFVRLSLCAAFILSTHSYAKEENKVEKSSKSLGSVEVVSSTDSENTKSYTVDGMRTSSKLNLSIRNTPQSVSVMTTQQMKDQNITSFQDLMANVSGVTVNRWDERIYPNARGFKIDYYKVDGMPSHATIADNDFDLAMFDRVEVVKGANGLTTGAGNPALSLNFVRKHATSKDFKGNISLSGGSWDRYSATADISTPLNSEGSVRARIVAKHEDKKSFMDKYQKKNDFFYGVVDMDLTDTTFLSLGASYQKLDRDGIRWGGLPAFYTNGSRTHFDKKDTVTEDWTYWNSKTKNYFVDLKQFLYDDITFNLSYSHKKIYSDTSLLYFGGRVDKATNMGVEYTPLAYTNDQYDKENNIDAYISAPFTLGGLEQEIIVGYMYNKKQTVYNNWGYPSLGGASLNFNHINIAKPKFDYSNPTSPDKTVQTGMYLVGKFSLLDSLKLIAGARFSDWEYESNDGKGNREFNNEVTPYVGVVYDINDNHSIYASYTEIFNPQEEQTASGSYIDPIEGKNYEVGIKGEYFDGKLNASLSVFRIEQDNVAQRDGDKKVFGSSDNAYKAAEGVTSKGFEFELAGEITDNWNINFGLANFEAKDANGDKFATYASRTTANLFTKYKLKDLSFGAGVNYNSKQSNKTAYGTITQSPTVTADVMANYKINKNLNLQLNVNNIFDRRYYAGIGEGGSDNSMVYADPRNATLTLQYSF encoded by the coding sequence ATGAAATTTAATAGAAAAAATTTCGTTAGACTTTCTTTATGCGCAGCTTTTATTTTAAGTACTCATTCGTATGCAAAAGAGGAAAATAAAGTTGAAAAGAGTAGTAAATCATTAGGCTCAGTTGAGGTTGTTTCATCAACTGACTCAGAAAATACTAAATCTTATACTGTTGATGGAATGAGAACATCAAGTAAATTAAACTTATCAATAAGAAATACTCCACAATCAGTATCAGTTATGACAACACAACAAATGAAAGACCAAAACATTACTTCATTTCAAGATTTGATGGCAAATGTTTCTGGAGTTACTGTTAATAGATGGGATGAAAGAATTTATCCTAATGCAAGAGGTTTTAAAATAGATTATTACAAAGTTGATGGTATGCCTTCACATGCAACTATTGCTGATAATGATTTTGACTTAGCGATGTTTGATAGAGTAGAAGTTGTAAAAGGTGCAAATGGTTTAACAACTGGTGCTGGAAATCCTGCATTGAGTTTAAACTTTGTTAGAAAACATGCAACAAGTAAAGACTTTAAAGGTAATATCTCTTTATCTGGTGGTTCTTGGGATAGATATAGTGCAACAGCTGATATTTCAACTCCTTTAAATAGTGAAGGTAGTGTAAGAGCAAGAATTGTTGCAAAACATGAAGATAAAAAATCTTTTATGGATAAATATCAAAAGAAAAATGACTTTTTCTATGGTGTAGTTGATATGGATTTAACTGACACAACATTTTTATCTTTAGGGGCAAGTTATCAAAAACTTGATAGAGATGGAATAAGATGGGGTGGTTTACCTGCATTTTATACAAATGGAAGTAGAACACACTTTGACAAAAAAGATACAGTTACAGAAGATTGGACATATTGGAATAGTAAAACAAAAAACTATTTTGTAGATTTAAAACAATTTTTATACGATGATATAACTTTTAATCTATCTTACTCACACAAAAAAATATATAGTGATACTTCTTTATTATATTTTGGAGGAAGAGTTGATAAAGCAACAAATATGGGTGTAGAGTATACACCATTAGCATATACAAATGACCAATATGACAAAGAGAATAATATTGATGCATATATCTCTGCACCATTTACTTTAGGTGGATTAGAACAAGAGATTATTGTAGGATATATGTATAACAAAAAGCAAACTGTTTATAATAATTGGGGATATCCATCTTTAGGTGGGGCTTCTTTAAATTTTAATCATATAAATATTGCAAAACCTAAATTTGATTATTCAAATCCTACTTCTCCTGATAAAACAGTACAAACAGGTATGTATTTAGTTGGTAAATTTTCACTTTTAGATAGTTTAAAATTAATTGCAGGTGCGAGATTTTCTGATTGGGAATATGAAAGTAATGATGGGAAGGGTAATAGAGAGTTTAATAATGAAGTAACTCCATATGTTGGTGTAGTTTATGATATAAATGATAATCACTCTATTTATGCAAGTTATACTGAGATTTTTAATCCTCAAGAAGAACAAACTGCAAGTGGAAGTTATATAGATCCAATTGAAGGTAAAAACTATGAAGTTGGTATAAAAGGTGAGTATTTTGATGGTAAATTAAATGCATCTTTATCTGTATTTAGAATAGAGCAAGATAATGTAGCTCAAAGAGATGGAGATAAAAAAGTATTTGGTTCGTCAGATAATGCATATAAAGCAGCAGAAGGTGTAACAAGTAAAGGTTTTGAGTTTGAATTAGCTGGTGAAATTACAGATAATTGGAATATTAACTTTGGATTAGCAAACTTTGAAGCAAAAGATGCAAATGGTGATAAGTTTGCAACATATGCATCAAGAACAACTGCAAATTTATTTACAAAATATAAATTAAAAGATTTAAGTTTTGGTGCAGGTGTTAATTATAATAGTAAACAATCAAATAAAACAGCATATGGAACAATTACTCAAAGTCCAACTGTAACAGCAGATGTAATGGCAAATTATAAAATAAATAAAAATTTAAATCTTCAATTAAATGTAAATAATATTTTTGATAGAAGATATTATGCAGGAATTGGAGAGGGTGGTTCTGATAATAGTATGGTTTATGCAGACCCTAGAAATGCAACTTTAACTTTACAATACTCATTTTAA
- a CDS encoding helix-turn-helix domain-containing protein gives MKNIEYKNLLNIEKKSINPFSRESLTAKVKKEFGNGNFYWHDFGNGIASSICNYKVKENSNINLSSDISGAVIIFNLSNDIKYIFDNEKNFVLEKNSFFLGLSSNQFKTQINLKKNLNYNSITIGIKEKLFLELAQKLNNLNSKMTESKNHNYSIMQGGLIDSIQLDILNHINKNNKDESLLSNLNLESLCTKLIYYTLGKIMNPKDDPTLSIDKIESLKKAKDIILTQYHLPLSIKDIANKSATNECYLKKDFKQYYNMTIYQMLKEQRLKEAKKLLEKEISVKEVCLKVGYKHTGNFSKLFFDKFGISPSLYKKQYNY, from the coding sequence TTGAAGAATATAGAATACAAAAATTTACTAAATATAGAAAAGAAATCAATAAATCCTTTTTCAAGAGAATCATTAACTGCAAAAGTAAAAAAAGAGTTTGGAAATGGTAATTTTTATTGGCATGATTTTGGAAATGGAATAGCAAGTTCTATTTGCAACTATAAAGTAAAAGAGAATAGTAATATAAATTTATCTTCAGATATTTCTGGTGCAGTAATTATTTTTAATCTATCAAATGATATAAAATATATATTTGATAATGAAAAAAATTTTGTATTAGAGAAAAATTCATTCTTTTTAGGACTCTCATCAAATCAGTTTAAAACACAAATAAATTTAAAAAAGAATCTAAACTATAATAGTATTACTATTGGAATTAAAGAAAAGCTATTTTTAGAACTTGCACAAAAGTTAAATAATTTAAATTCAAAAATGACAGAATCAAAAAATCATAACTACTCAATAATGCAAGGAGGATTAATTGATTCGATTCAATTGGATATATTAAATCATATTAATAAAAATAACAAAGATGAAAGCCTACTTTCTAATTTAAATTTGGAATCTTTATGTACTAAACTTATTTATTACACTCTTGGCAAAATAATGAATCCTAAAGATGACCCTACTTTGAGTATTGATAAAATTGAATCACTAAAAAAAGCAAAAGATATAATACTTACACAATACCATTTACCATTAAGTATAAAAGATATTGCCAATAAATCAGCAACAAATGAATGTTATTTAAAAAAAGATTTTAAACAATATTATAATATGACAATTTATCAAATGCTAAAAGAACAAAGATTAAAAGAAGCAAAAAAACTACTTGAAAAAGAGATTAGTGTAAAAGAAGTATGTTTAAAAGTTGGATACAAACACACAGGTAACTTTAGCAAACTATTTTTTGATAAATTTGGTATTTCTCCTAGTCTTTATAAAAAACAATATAATTACTAA